The proteins below are encoded in one region of Rhodopirellula islandica:
- a CDS encoding universal stress protein, whose amino-acid sequence MSEPKQAPLNTLVGMDSSPPARNALEALALSRVSKACEVSLATVLPEPSLYQVDEADLSWIPQEVIDSQIKAEQAHLNKLIQEFGSHFASCQSLVTQGNAGRGLLELAEQISADWIVLGSVGHSAIARIMLGSTSDYVANRAPCTCLIHRPVDPPLDTTEGMFSRVVVAISNAAPDSSLPGWIESLQLQPGCEVHLLHVMETHPEYELHLLKKVSAYMEEVRSAAWKLMESTRPHLESLGMKVQPMLVESAHVGQTIVDYADSHQCDLIIVGDQDESLIERVMLGSVSRFVLRHASQSVLVAR is encoded by the coding sequence ATGAGCGAACCCAAACAGGCTCCCTTGAATACGCTGGTCGGAATGGATTCTTCGCCGCCGGCCCGCAACGCATTGGAAGCTTTGGCACTGTCGCGAGTTTCGAAAGCATGCGAGGTTTCGCTGGCCACCGTTCTCCCAGAACCCTCGCTGTACCAAGTCGATGAAGCCGACCTGTCTTGGATCCCCCAAGAAGTCATCGATTCTCAAATCAAAGCCGAGCAGGCGCACCTGAACAAACTGATTCAAGAATTTGGCTCCCACTTCGCCTCTTGCCAGTCACTGGTCACGCAAGGAAACGCCGGCCGCGGATTGCTGGAATTGGCGGAACAGATTTCGGCGGACTGGATCGTGCTGGGGTCGGTTGGGCACTCCGCGATTGCAAGAATCATGCTGGGAAGCACTTCCGACTATGTGGCCAACCGCGCCCCGTGCACGTGCCTGATTCATCGCCCCGTTGATCCGCCGCTGGACACAACCGAAGGCATGTTTTCGCGCGTGGTGGTCGCCATCAGCAATGCCGCCCCCGACTCCAGTTTGCCTGGCTGGATCGAGTCGCTGCAATTGCAGCCTGGATGCGAGGTTCACCTGTTGCACGTGATGGAAACGCACCCGGAATACGAACTTCATTTGCTGAAGAAGGTCTCTGCCTACATGGAAGAGGTTCGCTCGGCCGCGTGGAAGCTGATGGAATCCACACGACCTCATTTGGAATCCTTGGGCATGAAAGTTCAACCGATGCTGGTGGAGTCCGCTCACGTGGGGCAAACCATCGTCGACTACGCCGACTCACACCAATGCGATTTGATCATCGTCGGCGACCAAGACGAATCCCTGATCGAGCGTGTCATGCTGGGAAGCGTCAGTCGCTTCGTCCTCCGACACGCCTCTCAATCAGTCCTCGTTGCTCGCTAA
- a CDS encoding sigma-54-dependent transcriptional regulator, whose protein sequence is MSQTIQLLLVDDEDDYRRSCGKFMERMGHRVRLAASGAEAMALLDREDFDVAVFDIDMPGMSGLELMQRVQEEALDVEVLFLTGKGTIEACVQAMQMGACDFLTKPCSLADLEHRVQLARQRGQLRKENQQLKAIVTRSRPSPRLIGKSAAMKELTRMISKVAPTRKPVLIEGESGTGKEVVARAVQQQSDLSDQPFVTVNCAALPQQLVESELFGHQKGSFTGATADKPGLFEIADGGTLFIDEVGELPPELQPKLLRVLEDGSLRRIGCHRERKVKVRLIAATNRDLTEEVKDGHFREDLFYRINVLTLRLPPLREREGDIDQLLQHFLPPEWSVDPEAHKTLIQYHWPGNVRQLINVIERATILGNDQRITMEDLPRELLHPIARSTAAHTSPNRIVRETNQSGATANEAFANGLPTKTAPHLALGDSNLKVDDLVKAHVLKVLEQLGGNKAKAARHLGIHRRKLYRLLERFEQNLPSEEII, encoded by the coding sequence ATGAGCCAAACCATTCAATTGCTACTCGTCGATGACGAAGATGACTATCGGCGCAGTTGTGGCAAGTTCATGGAGCGGATGGGGCACAGGGTCCGATTGGCGGCGAGCGGTGCCGAAGCGATGGCCTTGCTCGACCGCGAAGATTTTGACGTGGCTGTGTTTGACATCGACATGCCGGGGATGAGCGGATTGGAATTGATGCAGCGCGTCCAAGAGGAAGCCTTGGATGTCGAAGTCCTTTTCTTGACGGGCAAAGGAACCATCGAAGCCTGTGTGCAAGCGATGCAGATGGGCGCCTGCGACTTTTTGACCAAGCCATGCTCACTGGCTGATTTGGAACATCGCGTGCAACTTGCCCGCCAAAGAGGGCAACTCCGAAAAGAGAACCAACAACTCAAAGCCATCGTGACGCGAAGTCGTCCATCCCCCAGGTTGATTGGCAAGTCTGCGGCGATGAAGGAACTCACACGGATGATTTCGAAAGTTGCACCGACTCGCAAACCGGTGCTGATCGAGGGAGAAAGTGGAACAGGCAAAGAAGTGGTGGCTCGCGCCGTCCAACAACAAAGCGATCTATCGGACCAACCTTTTGTGACCGTCAACTGCGCCGCCTTGCCACAGCAGCTGGTCGAAAGTGAACTGTTTGGTCATCAAAAGGGATCCTTTACCGGAGCAACCGCCGACAAACCGGGGCTGTTCGAAATCGCCGATGGCGGGACGCTGTTCATCGACGAGGTCGGCGAATTGCCGCCCGAATTGCAACCCAAATTGCTGCGGGTGCTGGAAGACGGGTCCCTCCGCCGGATCGGCTGCCACCGCGAACGCAAGGTGAAGGTTCGCTTGATCGCCGCGACCAATCGAGACCTGACCGAAGAAGTCAAAGACGGACATTTTCGAGAAGACCTCTTCTACCGAATCAATGTTTTGACGCTGAGATTGCCTCCGCTGCGGGAGCGTGAAGGTGACATCGATCAACTCCTCCAGCACTTCCTACCGCCGGAATGGTCCGTGGACCCAGAAGCTCACAAAACGCTGATTCAGTACCACTGGCCTGGAAACGTTCGCCAGCTGATCAATGTCATTGAACGTGCGACGATTTTGGGCAACGATCAAAGGATCACGATGGAGGACTTGCCGCGGGAACTCCTTCACCCAATCGCCCGATCGACTGCCGCACACACCTCACCCAACCGGATCGTTCGAGAAACGAACCAATCGGGCGCGACTGCCAACGAGGCTTTCGCCAATGGCTTGCCAACCAAAACGGCCCCCCATCTCGCGCTCGGCGACAGCAACCTCAAAGTGGACGACCTTGTCAAAGCCCACGTGCTCAAGGTTCTCGAACAACTCGGTGGAAACAAAGCGAAAGCGGCTCGGCACTTAGGAATTCATCGCCGTAAACTGTATCGTTTGCTCGAACGCTTCGAACAAAACTTGCCCTCGGAAGAAATCATATGA
- a CDS encoding ATP-binding protein, producing the protein MRVLNHILVIEDDADSAESLSDVLSVGGFDVTTTGSVHEALEALGKQRFGLILTDRRLPDGLIEDRLQELLVASAKTPVIVVTGYSDLQAAIDAFRQGISDYVIKPIIPEDLIATARRILDRRILEQQFQKEHAFAERLQATAEAVILVLDFDGQVIHFNRFLTELTGWSQEELIGENWLEKCVFPEDIQRVGQLFETTVRLGASRGFTNRIHCKNGEAREIRWSNSKLQDDDGRAQFILSIGIDVSDLSEANQRVVRAERLAAIGETVAALAHESRNAIQRIKAASEVLAMNVHGNADSEEEVTAIQRAASDLATLLESVRAYAAPIQTELESVDLRDVWRRAWRDLESKREHRDAELMEEMSNCEHLAVVDVCRMEQVFRNLFLNALEATEDPVRVEIHCECTSDQVCLSVSDNGPGLNQEQATHLFEPFYTTKPTGTGLGMPICQRIIEAHGGTVTALTQASGTRIQICMPRETAETPSAIREVTLT; encoded by the coding sequence ATGCGTGTTCTCAATCACATTCTTGTTATCGAAGACGATGCAGACTCAGCAGAGTCGCTGTCCGACGTGTTGTCCGTTGGCGGATTTGACGTCACCACCACGGGATCCGTCCACGAGGCCTTGGAGGCTCTTGGCAAACAGCGGTTCGGATTGATCTTGACGGACCGACGACTGCCCGACGGGCTGATTGAAGATCGTTTGCAGGAGTTGTTGGTGGCGAGTGCGAAGACACCTGTCATTGTGGTGACCGGGTACAGTGATCTGCAGGCAGCAATCGATGCTTTTCGGCAGGGGATTTCGGACTACGTGATCAAACCGATCATTCCGGAGGACCTCATTGCAACAGCCCGGCGGATTCTTGACCGACGAATTTTGGAGCAACAATTTCAAAAGGAGCATGCCTTTGCGGAGCGGCTTCAGGCGACCGCCGAAGCTGTCATTTTGGTGCTGGATTTTGATGGTCAGGTGATTCACTTCAACCGTTTTTTGACCGAATTGACGGGCTGGTCTCAGGAGGAATTGATTGGCGAGAACTGGTTGGAGAAATGTGTTTTTCCCGAGGACATTCAGCGGGTCGGACAACTCTTTGAAACGACGGTGAGACTGGGGGCGTCTCGCGGGTTCACCAATCGAATTCACTGCAAGAACGGCGAGGCTCGTGAAATTCGTTGGTCGAATTCCAAGCTGCAGGATGACGATGGAAGGGCTCAGTTCATTTTGTCGATCGGCATCGATGTTTCCGATCTGAGCGAAGCGAATCAGCGAGTCGTTCGTGCGGAGCGTTTGGCAGCGATTGGAGAAACCGTCGCGGCTTTGGCTCACGAAAGTCGCAATGCGATTCAGCGGATCAAAGCGGCCTCCGAAGTCTTGGCCATGAATGTCCACGGCAACGCAGACTCGGAAGAAGAAGTGACCGCGATCCAACGAGCCGCATCAGATCTCGCAACACTGCTGGAAAGTGTACGAGCCTATGCGGCACCCATTCAGACTGAATTGGAGAGTGTTGATCTGAGAGATGTTTGGCGTCGGGCTTGGCGCGATCTGGAATCCAAGCGAGAGCACCGGGACGCAGAGTTGATGGAGGAGATGTCGAATTGCGAGCACCTCGCGGTCGTGGATGTCTGTCGGATGGAGCAGGTTTTTCGCAATCTGTTTCTCAACGCATTGGAGGCGACGGAAGACCCCGTCCGGGTTGAAATTCATTGTGAGTGCACCAGCGATCAAGTCTGCCTGAGTGTCTCGGACAATGGTCCGGGCCTCAATCAAGAGCAGGCCACGCACCTGTTCGAACCTTTCTACACAACGAAACCCACCGGGACTGGATTGGGGATGCCGATCTGCCAACGCATCATCGAAGCTCACGGGGGCACGGTCACCGCGCTCACTCAGGCGTCAGGAACCAGGATTCAAATTTGCATGCCGCGAGAAACGGCAGAGACCCCATCGGCGATCCGGGAAGTCACGCTCACGTGA
- a CDS encoding zinc ribbon domain-containing protein YjdM, producing MSDLPNCPECEGTFTYEDGILLVCPSCGHEWSQADAEAAAEADIVRDANGNALENGDTVVVIKDLKVKGAGQTVKVGTKVKNIRLVDGDHDIDCKIDGIGAMGLKSEFVRKA from the coding sequence ATGAGTGACCTGCCGAACTGCCCTGAATGCGAGGGCACTTTCACCTACGAAGACGGCATTTTGCTGGTCTGCCCAAGCTGCGGCCATGAATGGTCGCAAGCGGATGCCGAGGCCGCTGCGGAAGCAGACATCGTTCGCGATGCCAACGGGAACGCACTCGAAAACGGCGACACCGTGGTTGTGATCAAAGACTTGAAAGTCAAAGGCGCTGGTCAGACCGTCAAAGTGGGCACCAAGGTCAAAAACATTCGCCTGGTCGATGGCGATCACGACATCGACTGCAAAATCGATGGGATCGGTGCCATGGGACTGAAGTCGGAATTTGTCCGCAAGGCCTGA